From the genome of bacterium, one region includes:
- the murB gene encoding UDP-N-acetylmuramate dehydrogenase, which yields MEEETPIENRYQQLLDALPRPHHIEQNVLLRLHTTLRVGGPADLFYNATAIEGLAQIASLAHQFNVPMFMLGFGSNMVVSDLGIRGLVILNNCKSCEPGEITYAEAGICFQDLFLKTAQQGLSGLEFAVGIPGTLGGALVSNAGAYRSNIADLLIDIDLVTEGQRMTVSPDWMDFSYRDSRLRRPGAPPTVLLAARLKLQSGDRQEIFAKARSFQEQRTLKQPVECSAGSYFKNVSNNELAQNLPDLPQAMKDAGVVPAGYLISTCGLKGAQIGGAEVSPKHANFLINVSHATAGDMRNLAFLVKQRVQERFKVELEEEVIYAGDWSHWKPEIG from the coding sequence ATGGAGGAAGAAACCCCAATCGAAAATCGATATCAGCAACTCCTGGATGCTCTACCTCGCCCGCATCACATTGAACAAAACGTACTTTTGCGTCTCCATACCACCTTGCGCGTAGGCGGACCGGCAGATCTTTTTTATAATGCCACCGCAATCGAAGGCCTCGCCCAAATCGCTTCACTTGCCCATCAATTCAATGTCCCCATGTTTATGTTGGGGTTCGGAAGCAACATGGTGGTAAGTGACTTGGGGATTCGCGGCTTAGTGATTTTAAATAACTGCAAAAGTTGTGAACCCGGCGAAATCACTTACGCGGAAGCTGGCATCTGCTTCCAAGACCTCTTCTTGAAAACCGCTCAGCAAGGTTTATCAGGGCTTGAATTTGCTGTTGGAATTCCCGGCACCCTCGGTGGAGCGCTCGTTTCTAATGCAGGCGCTTATCGCAGCAACATCGCTGACTTATTAATCGATATCGACCTGGTAACGGAAGGCCAACGCATGACGGTCAGCCCAGATTGGATGGATTTTTCTTATCGAGACAGTCGTTTAAGACGCCCGGGCGCACCGCCCACGGTTTTATTGGCAGCTAGGCTTAAGCTCCAGTCAGGCGACAGGCAAGAAATATTCGCTAAAGCGCGAAGCTTTCAGGAACAGCGCACATTAAAGCAACCCGTCGAATGCAGCGCAGGGAGCTATTTCAAAAATGTGTCTAATAACGAACTCGCACAAAACCTGCCCGATTTACCACAAGCAATGAAAGACGCGGGAGTTGTTCCGGCAGGTTATCTTATTTCTACTTGTGGATTAAAAGGCGCTCAGATCGGCGGGGCTGAAGTCTCACCTAAGCATGCGAATTTCCTCATTAACGTTTCTCATGCCACTGCCGGAGATATGCGCAATTTGGCTTTTCTCGTCAAACAACGCGTTCAAGAACGCTTTAAGGTTGAACTTGAAGAAGAGGTTATTTACGCAGGAGACTGGTCGCACTGGAAACCTGAAATAGGATAG
- the rpmB gene encoding 50S ribosomal protein L28 has translation MMKVCEICGKGAMFGQNIRHRHSGQWKLRAQRTKRRFLPNLQPVRAQAGPSSTVKLKVCTRCLKAGKVTRA, from the coding sequence ATCATGAAAGTCTGCGAGATCTGCGGAAAAGGCGCAATGTTCGGACAGAATATTAGGCACCGTCACTCGGGCCAGTGGAAACTGCGCGCCCAGAGAACAAAACGGCGATTCTTGCCCAATCTTCAGCCCGTTCGCGCTCAGGCTGGACCTAGCTCCACAGTTAAATTAAAAGTTTGCACACGCTGCCTCAAGGCAGGCAAAGTCACACGCGCTTAA